From Polynucleobacter difficilis, a single genomic window includes:
- a CDS encoding efflux RND transporter permease subunit: MFTWLLDFSLKNRMIVILLSAISMVYGAYTLSKMPVDVFPDLNKPTVTIMTEAGGMASEEVEQLITFPLETAMNGLPGVEAIRSVSSAGLSFIYVTFDWSVDIYRARQMVSERLSSMDGAIPDGIVSRMGPISSIMGEVMQIAIPIDESKISSMQVREYADWVLRPRLMAIPGVAQVIPIGGQVRQFQVQPNTRRMAELGLSILQIEDALRGYSANTSGGFLESNNREYLIRHIGRTSSLEDLKNIAVSNRNGQTILLRQVADITFAPAVKRGDAGYEGGPAVILGVQKQPSADTVVLTKKIESAIAELKQGLPTGMEAPKVTFRQASFIDASISTLEGKLIGASIFVAVVLYFFLGTIRPVLISLTAIPVSILLTALVFKYFGLSINTMTLGGLAIAIGGLVDDAVVDVENVIRRLRANLDKASLDQLSPLAIVRAASLEVRTGIIYATAIIVLVFIPLFALPGIEGRLFVPLGIAFIVSTLASLLVSVTITPVLCFYLLPSMQSLRDHDTKIVTWLKSHYEFQLSRLLAAPKKPLMYAFASVIVAAASVPFMASSFLPPFNEGTLLIGLRLNPGVSLSESAGLASQAEKLVRQVPEVTYVGRRSGRAELDEHAEGVHVSELDVGLKPAGDLDRSMSEIQADIRSRLVNLPAAIAIGQPISHRIDHMLSGVRSQIAIKIFGDDLDVLRSQADLLRSKLAGIEGLVDLEIEKQVLAPQIKVRIDYDKAAQYGVSTSQIMATLQGMVEGERLSQIIEGNRRFALVIKLPDSARNLEGLADILIDTPNGKIPLSKIASIEDGDGPNQISRDGGKRRIVLSANASKRALSDIVADIRTVISNQTLPEGYFITLDGQFKAQEEASKVIGLLSIGSFLLMFAVLNNRYKSIRLSLMIMSNIPLAMVGAVIGLWISGQPLSIAALIGFITLAGISVRNGILKISHYLNLMQSEGESFSLAMIIRGSIERLSPVLMTALVTAFALAPLLFEAERPGTEILHPVAVVIFSGLLSSTLLDTFLTPAMFWLYGKKASEIALSNMKTNEVF, encoded by the coding sequence ATGTTTACTTGGTTATTAGATTTCAGCTTAAAAAATCGCATGATAGTGATTTTGCTCAGTGCTATATCTATGGTCTATGGTGCTTACACCTTAAGCAAGATGCCTGTGGATGTCTTTCCCGATCTGAATAAGCCTACTGTCACCATCATGACTGAGGCTGGCGGAATGGCTTCAGAAGAAGTTGAACAACTCATTACATTCCCACTCGAAACGGCCATGAATGGTTTACCAGGAGTAGAAGCCATTCGCTCAGTATCTAGCGCCGGCCTCTCTTTTATATACGTTACTTTTGACTGGTCTGTAGACATCTATCGCGCTAGGCAAATGGTTTCAGAAAGACTCTCATCTATGGACGGAGCAATTCCGGATGGCATTGTTTCGCGTATGGGGCCCATTAGTTCGATCATGGGTGAGGTTATGCAAATTGCCATTCCGATTGATGAATCTAAGATTTCATCCATGCAGGTTCGCGAGTATGCTGATTGGGTTTTGCGACCCAGATTGATGGCTATCCCCGGGGTAGCGCAAGTCATTCCTATTGGCGGGCAAGTTAGGCAGTTTCAAGTACAACCTAATACTCGTCGTATGGCGGAGCTAGGCCTTAGCATATTGCAGATTGAAGATGCATTGCGGGGCTACTCTGCAAATACGTCTGGTGGATTTCTTGAGTCTAATAATCGTGAGTATCTCATTCGTCATATAGGGCGAACTTCTAGCCTTGAAGATTTAAAGAACATTGCCGTATCGAACCGCAATGGACAAACAATACTTTTAAGACAAGTTGCAGATATTACTTTTGCACCAGCAGTTAAGCGAGGTGATGCCGGTTATGAAGGTGGGCCAGCAGTCATTCTAGGTGTACAAAAACAACCTTCAGCAGATACGGTAGTGCTAACAAAAAAGATTGAATCAGCTATTGCAGAATTAAAGCAGGGCTTGCCAACTGGCATGGAAGCTCCAAAAGTAACATTTAGGCAGGCGAGCTTTATTGATGCATCCATTAGCACTTTAGAGGGTAAGCTCATCGGCGCATCAATCTTTGTTGCTGTAGTGCTGTATTTCTTTTTAGGAACAATTCGCCCGGTCCTCATCTCATTAACAGCAATTCCAGTTTCAATTCTCTTAACTGCCCTGGTTTTTAAGTACTTTGGTTTATCAATTAATACGATGACCTTAGGAGGCCTAGCCATTGCAATCGGCGGCCTAGTTGATGATGCAGTAGTTGATGTGGAAAACGTGATTCGTCGCCTTAGAGCAAATCTAGATAAAGCATCTTTAGATCAATTAAGTCCACTAGCGATTGTGAGAGCCGCCTCGCTTGAGGTAAGGACCGGCATTATCTACGCTACAGCCATCATCGTTTTGGTATTCATCCCATTATTTGCATTACCAGGTATAGAGGGGCGACTATTTGTGCCTTTGGGTATTGCATTTATAGTCTCTACTCTTGCATCACTTTTAGTTTCAGTGACTATCACACCAGTACTCTGCTTTTATCTGCTGCCCTCAATGCAGTCCCTGAGGGATCACGATACAAAGATTGTCACTTGGCTTAAAAGCCATTATGAGTTTCAGTTATCAAGGTTGTTAGCGGCGCCTAAAAAGCCTCTGATGTATGCTTTTGCATCCGTCATCGTAGCTGCTGCCAGTGTTCCCTTTATGGCGAGCTCATTTTTACCGCCCTTTAACGAAGGGACTTTACTGATCGGGCTGCGTTTAAATCCTGGTGTCTCACTCTCTGAATCGGCAGGCCTAGCCAGCCAAGCAGAAAAGTTAGTCAGGCAGGTTCCTGAAGTGACTTATGTTGGACGCAGGAGTGGCCGCGCAGAATTGGATGAGCATGCAGAAGGTGTACATGTGAGTGAGTTAGATGTTGGTTTAAAGCCTGCGGGAGATTTAGATCGCTCCATGTCTGAGATACAGGCAGATATTAGGTCAAGATTAGTTAACTTACCCGCTGCAATTGCAATCGGTCAGCCAATCTCACATCGAATAGATCACATGCTTTCAGGAGTTCGGTCACAAATTGCGATTAAGATTTTTGGAGATGATTTAGACGTGCTGCGTAGCCAAGCCGATCTTTTGAGATCCAAATTAGCGGGCATTGAAGGCTTAGTTGATTTAGAAATAGAAAAGCAGGTTTTAGCACCACAAATTAAGGTGCGAATTGATTACGATAAAGCAGCGCAATACGGAGTTTCAACTTCTCAGATTATGGCCACCTTGCAGGGCATGGTTGAGGGGGAGAGACTCTCGCAAATTATTGAGGGTAATCGACGGTTTGCCTTAGTGATCAAGCTACCAGACTCAGCAAGAAATTTAGAAGGTCTTGCTGATATCTTGATTGATACGCCAAATGGAAAAATCCCACTCTCAAAAATTGCCAGCATTGAGGATGGGGATGGCCCAAATCAAATTAGCAGAGACGGCGGTAAGCGAAGAATTGTCTTATCGGCTAATGCCTCCAAGCGTGCCTTGTCAGATATCGTGGCTGATATTAGAACTGTGATCTCTAATCAGACTCTTCCAGAGGGGTACTTCATTACTCTAGATGGCCAATTTAAAGCGCAAGAAGAGGCATCTAAAGTAATTGGTTTGCTATCAATTGGATCATTTCTTTTGATGTTTGCGGTTTTAAATAATCGCTATAAGTCCATACGCTTATCTTTAATGATTATGTCTAACATTCCATTGGCTATGGTCGGAGCAGTGATTGGTTTATGGATTTCAGGCCAGCCACTCTCGATTGCTGCATTAATAGGATTTATCACGCTAGCAGGAATATCTGTGCGTAACGGAATCTTAAAAATTAGTCATTACCTGAATTTGATGCAGTCAGAGGGTGAATCGTTTAGCCTGGCAATGATTATTCGCGGATCAATTGAGCGCTTAAGTCCTGTACTAATGACAGCTTTGGTCACAGCTTTTGCCTTGGCGCCATTGTTATTTGAAGCAGAGCGTCCTGGTACAGAGATATTGCATCCAGTAGCAGTTGTTATTTTCTCCGGGCTCCTCAGTTCTACCTTATTGGATACTTTTTTAACGCCAGCCATGTTTTGGCTTTACGGGAAAAAAGCATCTGAAATAGCCTTGAGCAATATGAAAACTAACGAAGTATTTTAA
- a CDS encoding DUF3147 family protein — protein sequence MAWIITKYLLTAGMVVFISEIAKRSDRLGGFIAALPLMTLLTLTWLYIENQSEEKIANHAYYTFWYVIPTLPMFLLFPYLLPKLGFWMTMATCVVAAVICFGLFSLVMKSVGIELL from the coding sequence ATGGCTTGGATCATTACCAAATACTTACTCACTGCAGGAATGGTTGTATTCATTTCTGAGATAGCTAAGCGGAGCGATAGGTTAGGTGGCTTTATAGCAGCTCTGCCACTGATGACTTTACTAACACTTACTTGGCTATATATTGAAAACCAATCTGAAGAGAAGATAGCAAACCATGCCTATTACACCTTTTGGTATGTAATACCTACCTTACCAATGTTCTTACTGTTTCCATACCTACTTCCAAAGCTAGGCTTCTGGATGACCATGGCCACGTGTGTAGTAGCGGCAGTTATCTGTTTTGGCTTATTTTCCTTAGTGATGAAAAGCGTTGGGATTGAGCTGCTGTAG
- a CDS encoding Bug family tripartite tricarboxylate transporter substrate binding protein, with protein sequence MNRRQFIQASSMTALFPASLAWGQGNFPNRPIKTVSPYAAGGGPDIQLRQAAPHLGEAFKQSIVVENKVGAAGVLAAQFVAQSNPDGYTLLLGSNIQLIQKILKPELSFDPMKDFAPICNMYSSPTVMVVSSESPYKTVDDVIAAAKASPGKMNYGSGGIGTSAHIAGATFIALNKLNLVHIPLKGSVEIAASLLRGDTQFAFPIAGTGVPLVTGGKFRALAVTSRNRLSQLPDVPTLNEIMKNDLTIQESWFGMWAPVKTPSDVISTLFSGISKALTSASLAQSYESSGNIITPSQSPQAFTNYMISENKKWAEIIKLTGITA encoded by the coding sequence ATGAATAGACGGCAATTCATCCAAGCAAGTTCGATGACGGCATTATTTCCAGCATCACTTGCTTGGGGGCAGGGTAATTTTCCTAATCGCCCCATCAAGACTGTCTCTCCATATGCAGCTGGAGGGGGTCCAGATATACAACTTCGCCAAGCTGCCCCTCATCTAGGAGAAGCATTTAAACAATCCATTGTTGTGGAAAACAAAGTCGGTGCAGCCGGCGTCCTAGCTGCCCAGTTTGTCGCACAATCCAATCCCGATGGATACACATTGTTGCTCGGTTCTAATATTCAATTAATTCAAAAGATCCTAAAACCTGAACTTTCATTTGATCCAATGAAGGACTTTGCTCCTATTTGTAATATGTATTCCTCCCCTACCGTTATGGTTGTTAGTAGTGAATCGCCCTATAAGACGGTAGATGATGTAATTGCTGCGGCAAAGGCAAGTCCTGGAAAAATGAATTACGGCTCCGGCGGAATTGGTACATCAGCTCATATCGCAGGCGCAACATTTATTGCTTTGAATAAGTTAAATCTAGTACACATTCCACTCAAAGGATCAGTTGAGATTGCTGCTTCGCTTTTGCGGGGAGATACTCAATTTGCTTTTCCCATCGCTGGCACGGGCGTTCCTCTGGTTACTGGAGGAAAATTTAGAGCTTTAGCGGTTACCAGTAGAAATCGTTTGTCCCAGCTACCTGATGTACCAACGTTAAATGAGATCATGAAAAATGACCTCACTATTCAAGAATCTTGGTTTGGGATGTGGGCACCAGTGAAAACACCCTCGGATGTCATCAGCACTTTATTTTCAGGAATTTCAAAGGCACTCACTAGCGCCTCCCTAGCGCAGAGTTACGAATCTTCGGGAAATATAATTACACCAAGCCAAAGTCCTCAAGCTTTTACTAACTACATGATTAGTGAGAATAAGAAATGGGCTGAGATTATTAAACTTACCGGGATCACTGCTTAA
- a CDS encoding efflux RND transporter periplasmic adaptor subunit: MNRKHRDFVFRPFILIGLSVALFAFKVHAGPGHGESEVSQVQGDAPKRQSDGSLFIPKPAQRQLHVMTTPGQFGEYAKTYDLAGKVIMDPNFGGKVQAIVAGRITPGPAGFPLPGQKISKGDVLAYVTPEAGPGKSRSLAESRLKRLRDLSDTVPRKTIEEAEAAVANEELRAPVSGIISTTGVVSGQVVQARDLIFEVVNPSKLLIEALAYDSNLSKNIADGKVDVNGKVIELKYLGGGQTLREQALPLTFSAKSDDLQFLPIGQPIRVFVNTDSKVTGVKAPSKSLVKSSSNQTIVWIKKSPEIFEPRTVIYEPLDGQNIVITSGIKDGERVITDGASLINQIR; the protein is encoded by the coding sequence ATGAATCGCAAACATAGAGATTTTGTATTTCGCCCCTTTATCCTTATTGGTTTATCTGTGGCGCTATTTGCTTTTAAGGTTCATGCTGGGCCGGGTCATGGTGAGTCGGAAGTATCCCAAGTTCAAGGCGACGCTCCGAAAAGACAGTCGGACGGCAGTCTTTTTATTCCCAAGCCTGCGCAACGCCAGTTACACGTGATGACAACTCCTGGCCAGTTCGGGGAATATGCCAAAACCTATGATTTAGCTGGAAAAGTCATCATGGATCCTAACTTTGGCGGTAAGGTGCAAGCGATTGTTGCTGGCCGTATTACGCCGGGACCAGCTGGTTTTCCATTGCCCGGACAGAAGATTAGTAAAGGCGATGTCTTGGCGTATGTAACGCCAGAGGCTGGCCCAGGAAAATCAAGATCACTTGCGGAAAGTCGACTAAAGCGTTTGCGAGATCTTAGCGATACGGTTCCACGTAAGACTATTGAAGAGGCAGAAGCCGCGGTTGCTAATGAAGAATTAAGAGCCCCAGTCAGCGGAATTATTTCTACTACGGGTGTCGTGTCTGGCCAAGTAGTACAAGCAAGAGATCTAATCTTTGAGGTTGTTAATCCATCCAAGCTATTAATAGAAGCGCTTGCCTACGACTCAAATCTGAGTAAGAACATTGCTGATGGCAAAGTGGATGTCAATGGCAAAGTGATTGAGCTCAAGTATCTCGGTGGTGGACAGACCCTCAGAGAGCAAGCCTTGCCTCTTACTTTTTCTGCTAAATCGGATGATCTCCAATTTTTACCCATAGGTCAGCCCATTCGAGTATTTGTAAATACCGATAGCAAGGTCACTGGAGTAAAGGCGCCCTCAAAATCATTAGTCAAAAGCAGCTCGAACCAAACAATTGTCTGGATTAAAAAGTCCCCAGAAATATTTGAGCCCAGAACAGTTATATATGAGCCTTTAGATGGTCAGAACATTGTTATCACTAGCGGTATTAAAGATGGTGAACGAGTCATTACTGATGGGGCATCCCTCATCAATCAAATTCGTTAA
- a CDS encoding TetR/AcrR family transcriptional regulator, whose protein sequence is MDELPSIHIALLRFKINGALQKIIKVDCSSISVLNLLQRIKKIKFLKPYLKEINLMLDLRSSATELPQSKGSKKRQQLVNIGTEIFTQKGFTITSLDEIVSIAGIPKGSFYYYFDSKEEFALEVIINYGKYFSKKLSRILGNEMNSPLDRLREFVKEASNGVKKYEYKRGCLIGNLGQEMASIEDGFRTQLLEVIKDWRNQFSECIEESKQAGEILTKVPSAELSSFFWSSWEGAVLCSKLEQSVKPLKNVGDLFLNEMLKPKNYPRKK, encoded by the coding sequence TTGGATGAATTGCCGTCTATTCATATTGCTCTCCTCAGATTCAAAATAAATGGTGCATTGCAAAAGATAATTAAAGTTGACTGTTCGTCTATTTCAGTTTTAAATTTATTACAAAGAATCAAAAAAATCAAATTTTTAAAACCTTATTTGAAGGAAATAAATTTAATGCTGGATTTAAGATCCTCGGCGACAGAGCTCCCCCAGAGCAAAGGAAGTAAAAAACGTCAACAGCTTGTAAATATTGGAACCGAAATATTTACTCAAAAAGGTTTTACTATTACCAGCCTGGACGAGATTGTTTCCATTGCAGGAATTCCGAAAGGGTCTTTTTATTATTACTTTGATAGTAAGGAAGAATTCGCCTTGGAAGTAATCATAAATTATGGAAAATATTTTTCAAAAAAACTAAGTCGAATCTTAGGCAATGAAATGAATAGCCCGCTAGATAGGCTTAGGGAATTTGTGAAAGAGGCTTCCAATGGGGTAAAAAAGTATGAATACAAAAGAGGTTGTTTGATTGGAAATCTGGGGCAAGAAATGGCAAGTATTGAGGATGGTTTTAGAACCCAACTTCTTGAGGTAATAAAGGATTGGCGTAACCAATTTTCAGAATGCATTGAAGAGTCAAAGCAGGCGGGTGAAATTTTAACTAAAGTTCCTTCTGCTGAGCTATCCAGTTTCTTTTGGAGTTCGTGGGAGGGGGCTGTGTTGTGCTCAAAACTTGAACAGTCTGTTAAGCCATTAAAAAACGTTGGCGATTTATTTCTGAATGAAATGCTTAAGCCAAAAAACTATCCAAGAAAAAAATAA
- a CDS encoding CaiB/BaiF CoA transferase family protein, producing MSEPLKGVKVIDMSHVIAGPFASHYLSQLGAEVIKIEKPGVGDVMRASKKATEPDSIAFTAFNAGKKSLAIDIRTEEGANIIRSLAKESNIFIENFRPGVVKKYGLDYESIKKINPQIIYCSISGYGQGGSWSSRGGYDQVIQALTGMMMMSGPEDSSEPIKIGFPVIDIAVGMLGAIAISSALYQQKTANIGQHIETSLIQASLMLMYPYITDYLTNKEVHKRIGNRGYSGSPGSDTFKCKDGWLATAANTPSQFKKMMALLGMDEICSDPNAIDVKAFNAINGGFVKAKDSTLIKQKIEKALSGKSAYEIEEALNNAGVPAAKVSTLSEFLERALNGNCINLPITDFVSTTSSVKTPGLGFTFNNNNRKTLKGAPSLGENTEEVLKKLGLTQQQIQGLIERDLLK from the coding sequence ATGTCGGAGCCACTAAAGGGGGTCAAAGTAATCGACATGTCTCATGTCATTGCTGGCCCCTTTGCATCCCATTATTTATCGCAACTAGGCGCCGAAGTTATTAAAATTGAAAAGCCTGGAGTCGGTGATGTTATGCGGGCAAGCAAAAAGGCAACCGAGCCTGATTCAATTGCATTTACCGCTTTTAACGCTGGAAAAAAATCACTCGCAATTGATATTCGGACTGAAGAAGGCGCAAATATTATTCGCTCCCTTGCAAAAGAATCCAATATTTTTATAGAGAATTTTCGACCAGGTGTAGTAAAAAAATATGGCTTAGATTATGAGTCAATAAAAAAGATTAATCCTCAAATCATTTACTGCTCAATCTCTGGATATGGTCAAGGGGGCTCGTGGTCTAGTAGAGGGGGGTATGATCAAGTAATACAAGCTCTTACAGGGATGATGATGATGTCTGGCCCTGAAGATAGTAGCGAGCCAATTAAAATTGGATTTCCAGTAATAGATATCGCAGTAGGTATGTTGGGGGCTATTGCAATAAGCTCTGCCCTCTATCAGCAGAAAACGGCAAATATTGGCCAACATATCGAAACATCTTTAATTCAGGCTTCGCTGATGCTCATGTATCCATACATAACTGATTACCTGACGAATAAAGAGGTTCACAAACGAATCGGTAATCGCGGATATTCGGGCAGCCCAGGCTCTGATACATTTAAATGCAAAGATGGTTGGTTGGCCACTGCAGCAAATACCCCAAGTCAATTTAAAAAAATGATGGCTCTCCTAGGCATGGATGAAATTTGTAGTGATCCAAATGCCATTGACGTAAAAGCATTTAATGCAATTAATGGTGGATTTGTAAAGGCTAAAGATTCAACTTTAATTAAGCAAAAGATAGAAAAGGCTTTATCTGGAAAATCGGCCTATGAAATCGAAGAGGCTCTAAATAATGCAGGAGTGCCGGCTGCAAAGGTTTCAACACTGAGTGAATTTCTCGAAAGGGCTTTAAACGGAAATTGCATCAATTTACCGATCACTGATTTTGTAAGCACTACATCATCAGTTAAGACGCCTGGCCTTGGATTTACCTTTAACAATAACAACAGAAAAACCTTAAAAGGTGCACCAAGCTTAGGAGAAAATACTGAAGAGGTACTTAAAAAGTTAGGTCTCACCCAACAACAAATTCAGGGTTTAATTGAGCGTGACCTTCTAAAGTAA
- a CDS encoding TolC family protein, with amino-acid sequence MLREYSGVVRRCVIQFTGLVFILGSPIALANGERKAESALKSFYESSWERQPDYKSYQYRVEAALAKQKIASSLLVSPASVEVSQKTDRTNSNQGASETILGLDIPLWLWNERSSSINLADAEYKKLLSQYYLSQLRVAAEVRDAYWNYQKSKIESDLALRRNENAKSLALDVEKRFKAGDLSRADLHQANGALASSEAFLVEAQANVINAEQRVRSLLGSEYLKKIQFGDIAKNIEPLPKVPENLSGLDSSLPIVAALVDQLEVAKKAVDLAKSQTRASPQLQVWTTKGREVYGVPYQQSVAVGLRIPFGSDARNTNRLASATAEMVDSEVRLSYERESALSNVESNVALVKSAKMKLGAADKRSNLANETRQFFDKSFRFGETDLPTRLRIELEAVDANRQAAIAKINYAVSVSNLRQALGLLPE; translated from the coding sequence ATGTTGCGAGAGTATTCGGGCGTAGTTCGTCGCTGCGTCATTCAATTTACTGGATTGGTTTTTATATTGGGGTCGCCAATAGCGCTGGCTAATGGCGAGCGCAAAGCCGAGTCGGCCTTAAAGTCCTTCTATGAATCTTCATGGGAGCGCCAACCTGACTATAAGTCCTATCAGTATCGAGTAGAGGCCGCGCTTGCTAAGCAAAAAATTGCTAGCAGCCTTTTGGTAAGCCCAGCTTCGGTGGAAGTGTCGCAAAAGACCGATAGAACTAACAGTAATCAAGGCGCTAGTGAAACCATACTGGGTTTAGATATCCCCCTTTGGTTATGGAATGAGCGGTCAAGCTCAATTAATTTAGCGGATGCAGAATATAAAAAGCTTTTGTCTCAATACTATCTATCCCAATTGAGAGTTGCGGCCGAAGTAAGGGATGCCTATTGGAATTACCAGAAATCAAAAATTGAGTCTGATTTAGCGCTACGCAGAAATGAGAATGCAAAGAGCTTAGCTCTTGATGTTGAAAAGAGATTTAAGGCTGGAGACTTATCTCGCGCAGATCTTCATCAGGCTAATGGGGCTCTCGCATCATCAGAAGCTTTTTTGGTCGAAGCGCAGGCCAACGTCATTAATGCTGAGCAAAGGGTGCGTTCTTTATTGGGAAGTGAGTATCTCAAGAAAATTCAATTCGGTGACATTGCTAAAAATATTGAACCGTTACCCAAGGTTCCTGAAAACCTGTCAGGACTAGATTCTAGTTTGCCAATCGTTGCAGCACTTGTAGACCAGTTAGAGGTTGCTAAAAAAGCGGTTGACTTAGCAAAGTCTCAAACTCGGGCATCCCCACAATTGCAAGTATGGACTACTAAGGGCCGTGAAGTCTATGGCGTTCCCTATCAGCAATCAGTTGCTGTTGGATTAAGAATTCCTTTTGGCTCTGATGCTCGCAATACCAATAGATTGGCCAGCGCTACAGCTGAGATGGTCGATTCAGAGGTTCGATTGTCCTATGAGCGAGAGTCTGCATTAAGTAATGTGGAATCAAATGTGGCTTTGGTGAAGTCGGCAAAAATGAAGCTTGGCGCTGCAGATAAGAGGTCTAACCTAGCCAATGAAACACGTCAATTTTTTGACAAATCATTTCGCTTTGGTGAAACCGATTTGCCCACAAGACTACGTATTGAGCTAGAAGCAGTGGATGCAAATAGACAGGCTGCGATTGCAAAAATCAATTACGCAGTCTCAGTTTCAAATTTACGACAGGCCCTTGGCCTGTTACCAGAGTAA
- a CDS encoding MaoC family dehydratase, with protein MHKIKLSSLNELKNWVGKQLPPSDWQTITQERIDLFAEAGGDDQWIHVDPARAAKDSPFGVTIAHGFLTLSLISRFFTDTVLIDGVTLSINYGVNKVRFTDPVLVNAKVRAHFTLASLEAFKGGVQIIWNVSMEQEGKERPCLIAEWVSRRYGEFDDEASQ; from the coding sequence ATGCATAAAATTAAACTTAGCTCTCTTAATGAATTAAAAAACTGGGTTGGTAAACAGCTCCCGCCCTCGGATTGGCAAACAATTACTCAAGAGCGTATTGATTTATTTGCCGAAGCCGGAGGCGATGACCAGTGGATACACGTAGACCCAGCAAGAGCAGCTAAAGATTCCCCTTTTGGAGTCACAATAGCCCACGGCTTCTTAACGCTCTCTCTCATAAGTAGATTTTTTACAGATACTGTTCTCATTGATGGCGTTACTTTATCTATCAATTATGGCGTTAATAAGGTTCGATTTACTGATCCGGTTTTGGTAAATGCTAAAGTGCGCGCTCATTTCACCCTAGCATCTCTCGAGGCATTTAAAGGCGGAGTGCAAATTATTTGGAATGTATCCATGGAACAAGAAGGCAAGGAACGGCCATGCCTCATCGCAGAATGGGTAAGCCGACGTTATGGGGAATTTGACGATGAAGCGTCGCAATAA
- the acuI gene encoding acrylyl-CoA reductase (NADPH) produces the protein MFKAIYLTKNNDGLTEARVENLEESALPEFDEGGVLVKVDYSTINYKDGLAITGKSPVVRKFPMVPGIDLSGTVLESNHANWVKGDQVILNGWGVGESHWGGLAQLARVSGDWLIKKPANLTSRDAMSIGTAGYTAMLCVMALQKHEIAPNSGEILVTGASGGVGSFAVAILAGLGYAVVASTGKLNEKEYLMGLGAKEVIDRKLLSDQGKPLQKERWAGVIDTVGSTTLANACASTKYGGVVTACGLAQGMDLPLTVAPFILRAVKLIGIDSVMANKKLREDAWKNLSEMSLLPKINEIVKTVPLEKAIDVAHEILSGSVRGRVLVNVSQ, from the coding sequence ATGTTTAAAGCCATTTACTTAACCAAAAATAATGATGGATTAACAGAGGCAAGGGTTGAAAACTTAGAGGAATCTGCTCTGCCTGAATTTGATGAAGGCGGCGTGCTTGTCAAAGTTGATTATTCCACTATAAATTATAAAGATGGTTTAGCGATAACGGGTAAGTCACCTGTTGTTAGAAAGTTCCCAATGGTGCCTGGTATTGATTTAAGTGGCACGGTACTTGAGAGTAATCATGCTAATTGGGTAAAAGGAGATCAGGTTATCTTAAATGGATGGGGCGTAGGTGAATCGCATTGGGGTGGCTTAGCTCAACTTGCAAGAGTTTCAGGAGACTGGCTCATTAAGAAACCTGCTAACTTAACCTCTAGAGATGCAATGAGCATTGGAACTGCTGGTTACACTGCCATGCTGTGTGTCATGGCATTACAAAAGCATGAAATAGCTCCTAATTCAGGCGAAATATTGGTTACTGGGGCCTCTGGTGGCGTTGGGTCTTTTGCTGTCGCAATTCTCGCGGGGCTTGGTTACGCAGTAGTTGCCTCAACCGGTAAGTTAAATGAAAAAGAGTATTTAATGGGTTTGGGTGCAAAGGAAGTCATTGATCGAAAACTGCTTTCTGATCAAGGAAAGCCCTTGCAGAAGGAGCGTTGGGCAGGAGTGATTGATACTGTAGGGTCCACAACGCTTGCCAATGCCTGTGCGTCTACTAAATATGGTGGTGTTGTTACTGCCTGTGGCTTGGCCCAGGGTATGGATTTACCACTAACCGTTGCTCCATTCATATTAAGGGCAGTAAAACTCATTGGTATTGATAGTGTGATGGCTAATAAAAAGCTTCGTGAAGATGCCTGGAAAAATCTTTCAGAAATGTCCCTCCTTCCTAAAATAAATGAGATTGTTAAAACAGTACCACTTGAAAAAGCAATTGATGTAGCTCACGAAATTTTATCTGGAAGTGTCCGGGGGCGAGTACTGGTCAATGTTAGTCAGTAG